Sequence from the bacterium genome:
ATCGAGGAGGCCGGCGGCGGCACGCTCTTCCTCGACGAAGTGGGGGAGTTCCCCCTTCCGCTGCAGACGAAGCTTCTCCGTTTTCTCCAGGACGGGGAGATCCGCCGGCTCGGCGACACGGAGACGAGGAAGGTCAACGTGCGCCTGGTGGCCGCGACGGCGCGCGACCTCGAGCGCGAGGTGGCCGGGGGACGGTTCCGGGAGGACCTCTTCTACCGCCTCAACGTGATCCGGATCCATGTGCCCCCCCTGCGGGAGCGCCGCGACGATATCCCGCTCCTCGCGAAGCACTTCCTGTCCCACTATTGCGGAAAGTACGGGAAGCGCGAGATGGTCCTGTCGGCCGATGCCCTCGCGGCGATGACCGCCCACGCGTGGCGGGGGAACGTCCGGGAGCTTCGCAACCTGATGGAGCGTTGCGCCCTCCTGGCGACGGGCGCCGAGGTACCCCGCGCCGTCCTGCTTGCGGTATGGAAGGGGAGCGGGTCGGCCGATGGGGGGGGGGGCGCCGGTCCGGCCCTTGAAATCCGGATTCCCGTCTCCCCGGAGCGGCCGGATCTCAAGGCGGCGGTGCGGGAGCTCGAGCGCCAGCTGATCCGGATCGCCCTGGAGCGGACCGGGGGAAGCCGGCCCAAGGCAGCCGAACTCCTCGGGATCAGCCACCCGACGCTTCTGTACAAGGCGAAGGAGTTCGGGATCGAGACAGGATAATTTCGCATAAGTATGCTTCATTAGGGGTCACTTGAATATTCCTTGACACGTTATATGCGTAGGCTATACTTCCTTACGGATAATGCGGCTCAACGTCGGACCAAGCACGATGGCGGAGGAAAAGAGACCCGTGGGGAGCCCCGAAAAAGAAAAAGCTAAAGTTGAGCCGAACAATGTCCGAAAAATAAGGGAAGGGCTCCTGTTAAGTAAGGCGGAACTGGCGCGGCGCGCAAAGATCTCGGTCCTCACGATCGACCGGGTCGAAAAGGGAATGACGTGCCGCATGGACACGAAGCGCAAGATCATCCTGTCGCTCGGCTTGAAATTGTCCGACCGGGACAAGGTGTTCAACAAGGGATAGCGGCAGGATCGCGGGGGCGTCGATGGGGCTGTTCGGCAGCAAGGAGATCATCGGGCTTGACATCGGCTCGAGCGCCGTCAAGATGGCCCACGTCAAGGCGGTGGGCGCCGAGAACCGTCTCCGGAAGTTCGGGGTCTACCCCCTTCCGGCCGATGCGATCGTCGATGGGGCGATCATGGACCACGGCGCCGTCGTGGAGGGGATCAAGACCGCCCTGCGGGAGTTGAAGATCCACGAGAAGGATGTCGCGATCTCCCTCTCCGGGCATTCCGTGATCATCAAGAAGGTCCAGTTGCCCACGACGACCGCCGAGGAACTCGAGGAGTCGATCCAGTGGGAGGTGGAGCAGTACATCCCCTTCGACATCAAGGACGTCAAGATCGACTTCCAGGTGATCGGTCCGCTGAAGGACGACCCCTCCAAGATGGACGTCCTCCTGGTGGCGGCGAAAACCGACCTGATCAACGACTACATGTCCGTCGTGAAGGATGCAGGACTCGTCCCCCGGATCGTCGACATCGATTCGCTGGCCGCCGGAAACGCCTTCGAGCTCACGCACCCGGTCTCCGACGAACAGGTGCCGATGGTCGTCAACGTCGGCGCATCGTTCATGAACATCAACATCCTGCACGCCGGTGTCCCCCTCTTCACGCGGGACGTTCCGATGGGCGGGGGAATGTACACCACCGAGATCCAGAAGCAGGTCGCCGTCAGCTTCGAGACGGCGGAAGAGTACAAGACGGGCAAGAAGGACCCCGGGGAGCGCTCGGAGAAGGTCAACGAGATCATGAAGGTCGTTTCCGGACTGCTCGCCACCGAAGCGCAACGGTCCTGCAATTTCTTCTCCGCGACCTATCCGGACCGCCTGGTGACGAAAGTGTACCTGACCGGCGGGGCGTCCCGATCTGCGTTCCTGAAGGAGATGCTGGCGGAAAAGATCGGGGTTGAAGTGGAGATCTTCGATCCGTTCGAGGGGTTGACGGTGGAAGAGAAGGCCGTCGATCCGTCCGTGGTTGCCCAACTCAACACCTCCGCAACGGTGTCGATCGGCCTCGCGCTGC
This genomic interval carries:
- a CDS encoding XRE family transcriptional regulator, producing MGSPEKEKAKVEPNNVRKIREGLLLSKAELARRAKISVLTIDRVEKGMTCRMDTKRKIILSLGLKLSDRDKVFNKG
- a CDS encoding sigma-54 dependent transcriptional regulator yields the protein MADRILIVDDEASLRDALARILTAEGYEVRQAGDGKEALGILGASKFDFLLCDLRMPVMGGLDLLREITARGIPGTVIMMSAFGTVETAVEAMKLGAYDYVSKPFMSDEILLTLRKASERERLRTENAFLRSEIEKVSRPEEILYASRPMEEVVRTAAKVKDYDATVLVTGESGTGKELVARLLHFGGRRRGKPFVAVNCGAIPETLLESELFGHRRGAFTEARTDRAGLIEEAGGGTLFLDEVGEFPLPLQTKLLRFLQDGEIRRLGDTETRKVNVRLVAATARDLEREVAGGRFREDLFYRLNVIRIHVPPLRERRDDIPLLAKHFLSHYCGKYGKREMVLSADALAAMTAHAWRGNVRELRNLMERCALLATGAEVPRAVLLAVWKGSGSADGGGGAGPALEIRIPVSPERPDLKAAVRELERQLIRIALERTGGSRPKAAELLGISHPTLLYKAKEFGIETG
- the pilM gene encoding type IV pilus assembly protein PilM, with the translated sequence MGLFGSKEIIGLDIGSSAVKMAHVKAVGAENRLRKFGVYPLPADAIVDGAIMDHGAVVEGIKTALRELKIHEKDVAISLSGHSVIIKKVQLPTTTAEELEESIQWEVEQYIPFDIKDVKIDFQVIGPLKDDPSKMDVLLVAAKTDLINDYMSVVKDAGLVPRIVDIDSLAAGNAFELTHPVSDEQVPMVVNVGASFMNINILHAGVPLFTRDVPMGGGMYTTEIQKQVAVSFETAEEYKTGKKDPGERSEKVNEIMKVVSGLLATEAQRSCNFFSATYPDRLVTKVYLTGGASRSAFLKEMLAEKIGVEVEIFDPFEGLTVEEKAVDPSVVAQLNTSATVSIGLALRNLEARG